TTTTATGAGGTCGACGACGGCGGGGTCGAGATCATCCGGACGTGCGGCGACCGTGATGATGCCCTGGCCTGCAGCCGGGATCATGTCGGTGATCGGGACCGGCACAGCCACATGTGTCATCTCGAGACGCTCAAGACCCGACATGGCGAGATAGGTTGCGTCAGCGAGGCCGTCCTCGAGCTTTTTCATCCGGGTCTGCACATTGCCCCGAAAGGTGACGATCTTGAGGTCGGGCCGCATGGCCAGCGTCTGGGACTCGCGGCGCAGGCTCGCCGTGCCGACGGTGGCGCCCTCTGGAAGGTCGCGCGCGCTTTTGACGCCGTTCAGAGAGATGAAGCCGTCGCGCGGGTCTTCGCGCTTTGGAAAGGCGAGCAGGGCCTGACCATCTGGCAGAGCGCCTGGCACGTCTTTCAGGCTATGCACGGCAAGATCGCACCTGCCTTCGTCAACGGCCTTGTCGATTTCCCGCGTGAAGAGGCCCTTGCCGCCTGCATTGATGAGGCGCTGGGTCGTCAGCTTGTCGCCGCCCGTCGTGAAGGTCACGATCTCGCAGGTCACCTCACCATTGCTGAGGCGTTCAAGGTCTGCGCCCACCTGTCTTGCCTGCACCAGGGCCAGCGGAGACCCTCTGGTGCCGATTTTCAGTTTTAGCTTGGGGGCAAGACCTGCGGGCATGACATCTCCAGATTGTGATCGATTGCCTGCTACAGATTAAGGCGATGGCAGGCAAGACAGGGCTAAGCAGTGAAAGCTGGCACGATGTGTGCGCCAGTTGATATCAGGAATACCCTGTAGAGGAGACGGCCCATGTTGGTCCGCTTTGCCAGTTCCGCTCTCGTTTTGACGCTAATGGCGTGTACGGAGCCGTCTTCATCAGCAGCCCCGCGCGATGAAATGCGCGTGCCAACATCTCCTGTGCAGCGCTGCATGAACCTCGGCGGAGCCCTGGAAGCGCCGAACGAAGGCGACTGGGGCTATACGATCCGGGCAGAGGACCTTCAGGCCATCAAGGCGGCTGGCTTCGATACGGTGCGCCTGCCCGTGCGCTGGGACGTCCATGCGATGCAGCGAGAGCCCTATACGATCCGCCAGGGCCAGATTGACCGCGTGAAGGAAGTCATTGCGCAGGCAGATGCCGCAGGCCTCCAGATCATCGTCGACCTGCACCATTATAACGACCTCATGTCGCGCCCTGATGCGCACTATGAGCGGCTCTTTGCGATGTGGCGCCAGATTGCCGAGGCGCTTCAGGATGCCCCGGAAAGCGTCATCCTCGAGCTTCTGAACGAGCCGAATGACAAGATGACGGTCGAGCGCACCGATGCGGTGAATGCAGAGCTTCTCTCCATTGTGCGCGAATACCATCCTGATCGCTGGGTCGTGGTGGGCAGTGCTGGCTGGGGCTCACTCTCGGCCCTGCTGGAAAGCAATCCGCCAGAGGATGACCGGATCATCCTGACCTTTCACAGCTATGAACCCTATGATTTTACCCACCAAGGCGCCTTCTTTGCCGACCCGCCGCCGCCAACGGGCACACGCTGGGGCACGGTGGCGGAGTATAGCGAGATCAATGCAGGCGCCGAAGCGGCGGCCCGGTTCGCAAGCGAGCAGGGCCATCCCATGCTGCTGGGTGAGTTTGGCGTCTATGAAGAGGTGCCACTGGAGCAGCGCGCCGTCTGGACGCGGGCCATGCGCAAGGCGGCAGAGGACCGCGGCAT
This genomic interval from Thalassovita mediterranea contains the following:
- the hemC gene encoding hydroxymethylbilane synthase, producing the protein MPAGLAPKLKLKIGTRGSPLALVQARQVGADLERLSNGEVTCEIVTFTTGGDKLTTQRLINAGGKGLFTREIDKAVDEGRCDLAVHSLKDVPGALPDGQALLAFPKREDPRDGFISLNGVKSARDLPEGATVGTASLRRESQTLAMRPDLKIVTFRGNVQTRMKKLEDGLADATYLAMSGLERLEMTHVAVPVPITDMIPAAGQGIITVAARPDDLDPAVVDLIKSLNHEQSRLAALAERAFLVELDGSCRTAMGGHARLEDGKWLFDGEVLEPDGSRRWMQADALSGEVTDEALAGLGRSIGQRIREAAGGDLPAFEDD
- a CDS encoding glycoside hydrolase family 5 protein is translated as MNLGGALEAPNEGDWGYTIRAEDLQAIKAAGFDTVRLPVRWDVHAMQREPYTIRQGQIDRVKEVIAQADAAGLQIIVDLHHYNDLMSRPDAHYERLFAMWRQIAEALQDAPESVILELLNEPNDKMTVERTDAVNAELLSIVREYHPDRWVVVGSAGWGSLSALLESNPPEDDRIILTFHSYEPYDFTHQGAFFADPPPPTGTRWGTVAEYSEINAGAEAAARFASEQGHPMLLGEFGVYEEVPLEQRAVWTRAMRKAAEDRGIGWCYWDFATTFKAYNLERDEWIYSIKSALLDN